In a single window of the Aminomonas paucivorans DSM 12260 genome:
- a CDS encoding sigma factor-like helix-turn-helix DNA-binding protein, which translates to MEPEKRLEERLRMGRLYDRYGALLTPKQREACDLVLLQDWSLAEAASALGVTRQGIHDLIQRSREHLEEAEAALGFLKERQKLHRALADLVGRHREELPEPFVRELFVLIEPEEGDSADV; encoded by the coding sequence GTGGAGCCTGAAAAACGGCTGGAGGAGCGCCTCCGCATGGGAAGGCTCTACGACCGTTACGGAGCTTTGCTCACCCCGAAACAGCGGGAGGCCTGCGATCTGGTCCTCCTGCAGGACTGGTCCCTGGCGGAGGCCGCCTCCGCCCTGGGGGTGACGCGCCAGGGGATCCACGACCTGATCCAGAGGTCCCGGGAGCACCTGGAGGAGGCGGAGGCCGCCCTGGGGTTCCTTAAGGAAAGGCAGAAGCTGCATCGGGCCCTGGCGGACCTGGTGGGTCGCCACCGGGAGGAACTGCCGGAGCCCTTCGTCCGGGAGCTGTTTGTCCTGATCGAGCCGGAGGAAGGAGATTCCGCGGATGTTTGA